The proteins below come from a single Salinilacihabitans rarus genomic window:
- the rnz gene encoding ribonuclease Z produces the protein MPLRVTFLGTSGAIPTVERNPSGLFVAREGEELLFDAGEGTQRQMMRFGTGFSISQLFVTHLHGDHVLGIPGLLQTMDFNDREEPLAIHAPHGTRRQLKSFVNALDNRPSFPVRISEVGDGDVAYRAEEYEVRAFATDHDTRSVGYALVEDERKGRFDRERAEELGVPVGPKFSKLHEGDPVELDDGTVVRPEQVVGEPRPGRTVVYTGDTRPTAATIEVADDPDLLIHDATFADDRADRAADTAHSTARQAAEIATRANADRLALVHLSSRYAGHTEDHEKQAREVFDGEVLLPDDGTEVEVPYPDAEE, from the coding sequence ATGCCACTGCGCGTGACGTTCCTGGGGACGAGCGGGGCGATCCCGACGGTCGAGCGCAACCCGAGCGGGCTCTTCGTCGCCCGCGAGGGCGAGGAGCTGCTGTTCGACGCCGGCGAGGGAACCCAGCGCCAGATGATGCGCTTCGGGACCGGCTTCTCGATCTCACAGCTGTTCGTCACGCACCTCCACGGCGACCACGTCCTCGGGATTCCCGGCCTCCTCCAGACGATGGACTTCAACGACCGCGAGGAGCCGCTGGCGATCCACGCGCCCCACGGCACGCGCCGACAGCTGAAGTCGTTCGTGAACGCCCTCGACAACCGACCCTCGTTTCCCGTGCGGATCTCCGAGGTCGGCGACGGCGACGTCGCCTACCGCGCCGAGGAGTACGAGGTCCGCGCGTTCGCGACCGACCACGACACCCGCTCGGTCGGCTACGCCCTCGTCGAGGACGAGCGCAAGGGCCGGTTCGACCGCGAGCGCGCCGAGGAACTGGGGGTACCGGTGGGCCCCAAGTTCTCGAAACTCCACGAGGGCGACCCCGTCGAACTCGACGACGGCACCGTCGTCCGCCCCGAGCAGGTGGTAGGCGAGCCCCGCCCCGGCCGCACGGTCGTCTACACCGGCGACACCCGCCCCACCGCGGCGACGATCGAGGTCGCCGACGACCCCGACCTGCTGATCCACGACGCCACCTTCGCCGACGACCGCGCCGACCGCGCCGCCGACACCGCCCACTCGACCGCGCGACAGGCCGCCGAGATCGCGACCCGGGCGAACGCGGATCGGCTGGCGCTCGTCCACCTCTCCTCGCGGTACGCCGGGCACACCGAGGACCACGAGAAACAGGCCCGCGAGGTCTTCGACGGCGAGGTACTGTTGCCCGACGACGGGACCGAGGTCGAGGTTCCGTACCCGGACGCCGAGGAGTGA
- a CDS encoding antitoxin VapB family protein: MGTANEQIRVSGRVKRELERLKREGESYNDVLERVLDEQETGDFHDGFGRWSDENSESVREMRERAKKERKRRMAERSEKIV, encoded by the coding sequence ATGGGTACGGCTAACGAACAGATCCGCGTGAGCGGCCGTGTGAAACGGGAACTCGAACGCCTGAAGCGAGAGGGGGAAAGTTACAACGACGTTCTCGAACGAGTGCTCGACGAACAGGAGACCGGCGATTTCCACGACGGCTTCGGACGGTGGTCCGATGAGAACTCCGAAAGCGTACGTGAAATGCGTGAACGGGCCAAAAAAGAGCGCAAGCGGCGGATGGCAGAGCGAAGCGAAAAGATCGTATGA
- a CDS encoding aldo/keto reductase, translating into MEYTTLGSTGMDVSRICLGCMSFGSGREWMLDDAASRELIERAIDLGITFFDTANVYSAGESEEILGDVLADYDRDEFVVGTKVRFPGATDHRNASGLSRKTIEQELDASLDRLGMETVDLYQIHRWDYETPIETTLSALDDAVRRGKVRHLGASSMWAHQFLEARRVSEREGLAPFETMQNLYHLAYREEEREMYPVCQQYDVGTIPWSPLGAGYLARPHEAFQTTTRADHEVENAGVPYHEFPASEAINERVAELADEYDATMAQIALAWHFQNDNVTAPIVGTSSVEHLEEAVAALDISLSSSDVEYLEEPYEPVPVYGHE; encoded by the coding sequence ATGGAGTACACGACACTCGGATCGACCGGGATGGACGTCAGCCGCATCTGTCTCGGCTGTATGAGCTTCGGCAGCGGTCGGGAGTGGATGCTCGACGACGCGGCGAGCCGCGAACTCATCGAGCGCGCGATCGACCTCGGGATCACCTTCTTCGATACCGCGAACGTCTACTCCGCGGGCGAGTCGGAGGAAATCCTCGGCGACGTCCTCGCCGACTACGACCGCGACGAGTTCGTCGTCGGCACGAAGGTCCGCTTCCCCGGCGCGACCGACCACCGTAACGCAAGCGGTCTCTCGCGGAAGACGATCGAGCAGGAACTCGACGCCAGCCTCGACCGACTGGGGATGGAGACGGTCGACCTCTACCAGATCCACCGCTGGGACTACGAGACGCCGATCGAGACGACGCTCTCGGCGCTCGACGACGCCGTCCGCCGCGGCAAGGTCCGCCACCTCGGCGCCTCCTCGATGTGGGCCCACCAGTTCCTCGAAGCCCGCCGGGTGAGCGAGCGCGAGGGACTCGCCCCGTTCGAGACGATGCAGAACCTCTATCACCTCGCCTACCGGGAGGAGGAACGCGAGATGTACCCCGTCTGCCAGCAGTACGACGTGGGGACGATCCCGTGGAGTCCGCTGGGCGCGGGCTACCTCGCGCGGCCCCACGAGGCGTTTCAGACGACGACGCGGGCCGACCACGAGGTCGAGAACGCCGGCGTCCCCTACCACGAGTTCCCCGCCAGCGAGGCGATCAACGAGCGCGTCGCCGAACTCGCCGACGAGTACGACGCGACGATGGCCCAGATCGCGCTGGCCTGGCACTTCCAGAACGACAACGTGACCGCGCCGATCGTCGGCACCTCCAGCGTCGAACACCTAGAGGAGGCCGTCGCGGCCCTCGACATCTCGCTGTCGAGTTCGGACGTGGAGTATCTGGAGGAACCCTACGAACCGGTGCCGGTGTACGGGCACGAGTAG
- a CDS encoding DUF460 domain-containing protein gives MSTRTSALDAVVFGVDVQSGDVRGDSPSYALVVYDGDELERDVVSRRKLRRLIGDVEPAIVATDNMYELAPDKDALIHFLGSLPDGTKLVQVTGAERPESLSRVAKRHGIPYGKEPMREAEAAARLAAHNVGHEVSAFTDTTEVKVSRGRSTGKGGWSEDRYTRRIHGAVKRRAREVESDLDEANLDYEMEIREAYGGYANAVFTVEARPSDLPVSRSRSGDVRVEIERVRRDGIEFRPLAKRRDHVVVGIDPGTTTAVAIVGLEGEVLDVWSSRTSDAADVIEWIVERGRPVIVAADVTPMPETVEKFRRSFDAAGWTPSRDLPIDEKQHRTREYPYDDDHQRDALAAALYAIDAHEDQFERIARKLPPGIDRGEVTARVVAGEESVEAVLADLTDDGEPDEEEDDHEPRELTEEERRIKDLERQVERLQSHVSTLEDRLEERDETIEDLEAELAVTRREERRKVRKEREVTRLERKADRLERERDAAREEVEALEKKVERMKTLWKLDHSNFADVSEKKAGLVPVKVIEKFTRKAIREADEAYGIAADDVVYLRDASGAGRSTAELLADFEPRVVLKEGGLSEVADRILFDADVPVGPAGDVAMQEVDELAVARETDVEAVVEDWRERARERERDRKAAMVDRLISEHRAGDYDSEA, from the coding sequence GTGAGCACGCGAACGAGTGCGCTCGACGCGGTCGTCTTCGGTGTCGACGTCCAGAGCGGCGACGTGCGCGGCGACTCGCCCTCCTACGCGCTGGTTGTCTACGACGGCGACGAACTCGAACGCGACGTCGTCTCCCGGCGGAAGCTCCGGCGACTGATCGGCGACGTGGAGCCGGCCATCGTCGCGACGGACAACATGTACGAGTTGGCGCCCGACAAGGACGCGCTGATCCACTTTCTGGGCTCGCTGCCCGACGGGACGAAGCTCGTGCAGGTGACCGGCGCCGAGCGCCCGGAGTCGCTCTCGCGGGTCGCGAAGCGCCACGGCATCCCCTACGGCAAGGAGCCGATGCGCGAGGCCGAGGCGGCCGCGCGGCTGGCGGCGCATAACGTCGGCCACGAGGTGTCGGCGTTTACCGACACGACCGAGGTGAAGGTCTCGCGGGGCCGTTCGACCGGCAAGGGCGGCTGGAGCGAGGACCGCTACACCCGCCGGATCCACGGCGCGGTCAAGCGCCGCGCCCGCGAGGTGGAGTCCGACCTCGACGAGGCGAACCTCGACTACGAGATGGAGATCCGCGAGGCCTACGGCGGCTACGCCAACGCCGTCTTCACGGTCGAGGCGCGGCCGTCCGATCTCCCCGTCTCGCGGTCGCGTTCGGGCGACGTCCGCGTCGAAATCGAGCGCGTCCGCCGCGACGGCATCGAGTTCCGGCCGCTGGCGAAACGGCGCGACCACGTCGTCGTCGGGATCGACCCCGGGACGACGACGGCCGTCGCCATCGTCGGCCTCGAAGGCGAGGTACTCGACGTCTGGAGTTCGCGCACGAGCGACGCCGCGGACGTGATCGAGTGGATCGTCGAGCGCGGCCGGCCGGTGATCGTCGCCGCGGACGTGACGCCGATGCCCGAGACCGTCGAGAAGTTCCGCCGGAGCTTCGACGCCGCCGGCTGGACGCCGTCGCGGGACCTGCCGATCGACGAGAAGCAACACCGCACCCGCGAGTACCCCTACGACGACGACCACCAGCGCGACGCCCTGGCCGCGGCGCTGTACGCCATCGACGCCCACGAGGACCAGTTCGAGCGCATCGCGCGCAAGCTCCCCCCGGGGATCGACCGCGGCGAGGTCACCGCGCGGGTCGTCGCCGGCGAGGAGAGCGTCGAGGCCGTCCTCGCGGACCTGACCGACGACGGCGAACCCGACGAGGAGGAAGACGACCACGAACCCCGCGAACTCACCGAGGAGGAGCGGCGCATCAAGGACCTCGAACGGCAGGTCGAGCGCCTCCAGTCGCACGTCTCGACGCTCGAAGACCGCCTCGAAGAGCGCGACGAGACGATCGAGGACCTCGAAGCGGAGCTCGCGGTCACCAGACGCGAGGAGCGCCGGAAGGTGCGCAAGGAGCGGGAGGTCACCCGCCTCGAACGCAAGGCCGACCGACTCGAACGCGAGCGCGACGCCGCCCGCGAGGAGGTCGAGGCCCTCGAAAAGAAAGTCGAGCGCATGAAGACGCTCTGGAAGCTCGACCACTCGAACTTCGCGGACGTCTCGGAGAAGAAAGCGGGGCTGGTGCCGGTGAAGGTGATCGAGAAGTTCACCCGGAAGGCGATCCGCGAGGCCGACGAGGCCTACGGGATCGCCGCGGACGACGTCGTCTACCTGCGCGACGCCAGCGGCGCCGGGCGCTCGACCGCGGAGTTGCTCGCCGACTTCGAGCCGCGAGTCGTCCTCAAGGAGGGCGGCCTCTCGGAGGTCGCAGACCGAATCCTCTTCGACGCCGACGTCCCGGTGGGGCCCGCCGGCGACGTCGCCATGCAGGAGGTCGACGAACTGGCCGTCGCCCGCGAGACGGACGTCGAGGCCGTCGTCGAGGACTGGCGCGAGCGCGCGAGGGAACGCGAGCGCGACCGGAAGGCGGCGATGGTCGACCGACTCATCAGCGAACACCGGGCGGGCGACTACGACTCCGAGGCCTGA
- a CDS encoding alpha/beta fold hydrolase, with protein sequence MGSKSTSRSAAVDVWGPGGGTTVLLCHGAGLSRTMWTPLREYLPAPVRTIAPDLPGHGARADRTFELAEAADVVLEDLTSRADGDAVVVGHSLGGYVALELARRAPERVSSLVLSGASAEYRGALAIKTRLASPLLRLGGSIEPVDGYFRRRTERRLRALDLSDETVDEILAGGVSLGAWGAGGRALIGYPSHEAVADLERPVVLVNGSEDELNVEPAAWLANEHAHVRAETIDGAGHAVPLERPRAFAEAVRSAIGERP encoded by the coding sequence ATGGGATCGAAATCGACCTCGCGATCCGCGGCGGTCGACGTGTGGGGGCCGGGCGGCGGAACGACGGTGTTGCTGTGTCACGGCGCCGGCCTGAGCCGAACGATGTGGACGCCGCTCCGGGAGTACCTGCCGGCACCGGTCAGAACGATCGCGCCGGACCTGCCCGGACACGGCGCGCGGGCCGACCGGACGTTCGAACTGGCGGAGGCGGCCGACGTCGTCCTCGAGGACCTGACGAGTCGCGCCGACGGGGACGCGGTCGTCGTCGGCCACTCGCTCGGCGGGTACGTCGCACTCGAACTCGCGCGGCGCGCCCCCGAGCGGGTGTCGTCGCTGGTGCTCTCGGGCGCGAGCGCCGAGTACCGCGGCGCGCTGGCGATCAAGACCCGGCTCGCGAGCCCGCTGCTCCGGCTCGGCGGCTCGATCGAGCCGGTCGACGGCTACTTTCGCCGCCGCACAGAGCGACGGCTACGGGCGCTCGACCTCTCCGACGAGACCGTCGACGAGATCCTCGCGGGCGGCGTCTCGCTGGGCGCCTGGGGGGCCGGGGGTCGCGCGCTGATCGGCTACCCGAGCCACGAGGCCGTCGCCGACCTCGAACGGCCGGTGGTGCTCGTCAACGGGAGCGAGGACGAACTCAACGTCGAGCCGGCGGCGTGGCTGGCGAACGAACACGCACACGTCCGCGCCGAGACGATCGACGGCGCGGGCCACGCCGTCCCGCTCGAACGACCGCGGGCGTTCGCCGAGGCGGTCCGCTCGGCGATCGGGGAGCGGCCGTGA
- a CDS encoding DUF7470 family protein has product MYRTLGPLGLVGVVAVLVGIVLVAIENLLIAGGLALILAGLGLVVRAAITGMLRSWGMV; this is encoded by the coding sequence ATGTACCGAACGCTCGGCCCGCTCGGCCTCGTCGGCGTCGTGGCCGTCCTCGTCGGCATCGTCCTCGTCGCAATCGAGAACCTCCTGATCGCCGGCGGCCTCGCGTTGATCCTCGCCGGCCTCGGACTGGTCGTCAGGGCGGCGATCACGGGGATGCTCCGCTCGTGGGGCATGGTCTGA
- the eif1A gene encoding translation initiation factor eIF-1A — protein MSDDQGGRKDLRMPEGDEVFATVTDMLGANRVKVRCADGEERTARIPGKMQKRIWIREDDVVLVEPWDWQDEKADITWRYEKSEADQLRREGHIQ, from the coding sequence ATGAGCGACGACCAGGGTGGTCGGAAGGACCTTCGAATGCCCGAGGGCGACGAGGTCTTCGCGACCGTCACGGACATGCTCGGGGCGAACCGCGTCAAGGTACGGTGTGCCGACGGCGAGGAGCGGACGGCCCGGATCCCCGGCAAGATGCAAAAGCGCATCTGGATCCGCGAGGACGACGTCGTCCTCGTCGAGCCGTGGGACTGGCAGGACGAGAAGGCCGACATCACGTGGCGCTACGAGAAGAGCGAGGCCGACCAGCTCCGCCGGGAAGGTCACATCCAGTGA
- a CDS encoding Na+/H+ antiporter NhaC family protein, with product MSGRDDPPSEDDLAEQGLIEATDGGADITFYGGRGMSALPIAFFVVWAIVQTALLRISSEEGLVLGILLGLILGMFFVRGSWKGYANTIFEGMTQPVAVTAIVAWVWAGMFAETLQAGGFVEGLVWLADVTGVGSGLFPALTFVLAALLATGIGTGYGTTIAFVALFFPAGVLLGANPVLLFGAILSGAIFGDNLAPVSDTTIVSAVTQDSDIGGVVASRFKYAIVAAAIAFAGYVVASSVLPGAAIANGGEARQIFVQESRPAGLVHLLSMGVVIVTAVAGRHIVEAISWGIVVAVVANLVLGLAPASAMVRFEAPADAPAADLLAGLPIVEIVPEDPTVGGSLVEGAAGFFTLSILVLFIIAAAQIMIRGGAFQAILDWSLDNLATNVRNAELTMVGSAALINAAITINTAAEVAIGPYISKVGERFNINGYRRANILDAQTAALGYIFPWSGGVLVGYSAMQELPGTYEWFEASMVVNPIDVVPYVFHGWLLVAVFVLAAITGFGREYVIDRETEEVARV from the coding sequence ATGTCAGGCAGGGACGATCCGCCGAGCGAAGACGACCTAGCCGAGCAAGGACTGATCGAGGCGACCGACGGCGGCGCCGACATCACGTTCTACGGCGGCCGCGGGATGAGCGCACTCCCGATCGCGTTCTTCGTCGTCTGGGCGATCGTGCAGACGGCGCTGTTGCGCATCTCCAGCGAAGAAGGGCTCGTCCTCGGGATCCTCCTCGGGCTCATCCTCGGGATGTTCTTCGTCCGCGGCTCCTGGAAGGGGTACGCGAACACCATCTTCGAGGGGATGACCCAGCCCGTGGCCGTGACGGCGATCGTCGCGTGGGTCTGGGCAGGGATGTTCGCCGAGACGCTGCAGGCCGGCGGCTTCGTCGAGGGGCTCGTCTGGCTGGCCGACGTCACGGGCGTCGGCTCGGGGCTGTTCCCGGCGCTGACGTTCGTGCTGGCGGCGCTGCTCGCGACCGGCATCGGCACGGGCTACGGGACGACGATCGCGTTCGTCGCCCTGTTTTTCCCGGCGGGCGTGTTGCTGGGGGCGAACCCCGTGTTGCTGTTCGGCGCGATCCTCTCGGGCGCGATCTTCGGCGACAACCTCGCGCCCGTCAGCGACACGACGATCGTCAGCGCCGTCACGCAGGACTCCGACATCGGCGGCGTCGTCGCCTCCCGGTTCAAGTACGCGATCGTCGCCGCGGCGATCGCGTTCGCCGGCTACGTCGTCGCCAGTTCCGTCCTGCCGGGCGCCGCGATCGCCAACGGCGGCGAGGCCCGACAGATCTTCGTCCAGGAGAGCCGGCCGGCCGGGCTGGTCCACCTGCTCTCGATGGGCGTCGTCATCGTGACGGCCGTCGCCGGCCGGCACATCGTCGAGGCGATCTCGTGGGGGATCGTCGTCGCCGTGGTGGCGAACCTCGTCCTCGGACTCGCGCCCGCGAGCGCCATGGTCCGCTTCGAGGCCCCCGCCGACGCCCCCGCGGCGGACCTGCTCGCGGGACTGCCGATCGTCGAGATCGTCCCCGAGGATCCGACCGTCGGCGGCAGCCTCGTCGAGGGCGCCGCCGGCTTCTTCACGCTGTCGATCCTCGTGCTGTTCATCATCGCGGCCGCACAGATCATGATCCGCGGCGGCGCGTTCCAGGCGATCCTCGACTGGTCGCTCGACAACCTCGCGACGAACGTCCGCAACGCCGAACTCACGATGGTCGGCTCGGCCGCGCTGATCAACGCGGCGATCACGATCAACACCGCCGCCGAGGTAGCGATCGGCCCCTACATCTCGAAGGTCGGCGAGCGGTTCAACATCAACGGCTACCGGCGCGCGAACATCCTGGACGCCCAGACGGCCGCGCTCGGCTACATCTTCCCGTGGTCGGGCGGCGTGCTGGTGGGCTACTCGGCGATGCAGGAACTGCCGGGGACGTACGAGTGGTTCGAAGCGTCGATGGTCGTCAACCCGATCGACGTCGTCCCGTACGTCTTCCACGGCTGGCTGCTGGTGGCGGTGTTCGTCCTCGCGGCGATCACCGGCTTCGGCCGCGAGTACGTCATCGACCGCGAGACCGAGGAGGTGGCCCGGGTATGA
- a CDS encoding DUF7513 family protein: protein MSVLEKFLSGWHFRTTKPSLTPGSDVNVFVSEFSADGVGIARVGDTVLYVEGAEPEHAEKRVKVRVTEFDESDAVGRGEYVEIVGESSYTG from the coding sequence ATGAGCGTCCTCGAGAAGTTCCTCAGCGGCTGGCACTTCCGGACGACGAAACCGTCGCTCACCCCCGGCTCCGACGTGAACGTCTTCGTCTCGGAGTTCAGCGCCGATGGCGTCGGCATCGCCCGCGTCGGCGACACCGTGCTGTACGTCGAGGGCGCAGAGCCCGAACACGCCGAAAAGCGCGTCAAAGTCCGCGTCACCGAGTTCGACGAGTCGGACGCCGTGGGCCGCGGCGAGTACGTCGAAATCGTCGGCGAGAGCTCCTACACCGGCTGA
- a CDS encoding GYD domain-containing protein → MPTYITLLNWTQKGIENVEDSLDRDEAGAEVVESQGGEIKDVYYTMGAYDNVVISEFPDDESYAKAILKVESDGYVTGQTLKALPEGIIGEFPE, encoded by the coding sequence ATGCCAACGTACATCACGCTGTTGAACTGGACGCAAAAGGGGATCGAGAACGTCGAAGACAGCCTCGATCGAGACGAAGCCGGGGCCGAAGTAGTCGAGTCACAGGGGGGAGAGATCAAAGACGTATACTACACGATGGGAGCGTACGACAACGTCGTGATCTCCGAATTTCCCGACGACGAAAGTTACGCGAAGGCCATACTGAAAGTCGAAAGCGACGGGTACGTCACTGGTCAAACGCTCAAAGCCCTCCCCGAAGGGATCATCGGGGAGTTCCCCGAATAG
- a CDS encoding pyridoxal-phosphate-dependent aminotransferase family protein, translating into MTEKREYRDDYPDKTLYIPGPTEVREDVIEEMSQPMFGHRMDRMTDLYTTIVEDTKEFLGTDNEVVILTASGTEFWEASTLNLVDENILVPTCGSFSERHANVAERLGKDVDRLEYEWGQAIKPEDVREALESSDKHYDVVATVMNESSTGVRNPVEEIGDVVAEYPDTYFVVDAVSALGGDYVDIDEHGIDVIFASTQKAFAMPPGLAVCVVSDDAYERELERESASWYGGFQRTIDYYERKGQTHSTPAIPIMLAYRKQMKYMLEEGHEARDARHREMAEYTREWAREHFDTFPEAGYESQTVSCIENTQGIDVAATIDAVSEEYDMVFSNGYGSALGEKTFRIGHMGEHDVESIEALTDAIEDVAGL; encoded by the coding sequence GTGACCGAGAAACGCGAATACAGGGACGACTACCCCGACAAGACGCTGTACATCCCGGGCCCGACCGAAGTGCGCGAGGACGTCATCGAGGAGATGAGCCAACCGATGTTCGGCCACCGGATGGACCGGATGACGGACCTCTACACGACGATCGTCGAGGACACGAAGGAGTTCCTCGGCACCGACAACGAGGTCGTCATCCTCACGGCGTCGGGCACCGAGTTCTGGGAGGCCTCGACGCTCAACCTCGTCGACGAGAACATCCTCGTCCCGACCTGCGGGAGCTTCAGCGAGCGCCACGCCAACGTGGCCGAGCGACTGGGCAAGGACGTCGATCGGCTGGAGTACGAGTGGGGGCAGGCGATCAAGCCCGAGGACGTCCGCGAGGCCCTCGAATCGAGCGACAAACACTACGACGTCGTCGCGACCGTGATGAACGAGAGTTCGACCGGCGTCCGCAATCCCGTCGAGGAGATCGGCGACGTCGTCGCGGAGTACCCGGACACGTACTTCGTCGTCGACGCCGTCTCGGCGCTGGGCGGCGACTACGTCGACATCGACGAACACGGCATCGACGTCATCTTCGCGTCCACGCAGAAGGCCTTCGCCATGCCGCCGGGGCTCGCGGTGTGTGTCGTCAGCGACGACGCCTACGAGCGCGAACTCGAGAGAGAGTCGGCGTCGTGGTACGGCGGCTTCCAGCGGACGATCGACTACTACGAGCGGAAGGGACAGACCCACTCCACGCCGGCGATCCCGATCATGCTCGCCTACCGCAAGCAGATGAAGTACATGCTCGAAGAGGGCCACGAGGCCCGGGACGCGCGCCACCGGGAGATGGCCGAGTACACCCGCGAGTGGGCCCGCGAACACTTCGACACGTTCCCGGAGGCGGGCTACGAGTCCCAGACGGTCAGTTGCATCGAGAACACCCAGGGGATCGACGTCGCCGCGACCATCGACGCCGTGAGCGAGGAGTACGACATGGTCTTCTCGAACGGCTACGGCTCCGCGCTCGGCGAGAAGACGTTCCGCATCGGCCACATGGGCGAACACGACGTCGAGTCGATCGAGGCGCTGACCGACGCCATCGAGGACGTCGCCGGGTTGTGA
- a CDS encoding DMT family transporter, with protein sequence MNVNRDILLFVALAFAWGTSFAAIEVGLASLPPILFAALRFDVAALLFAGAVVALGSPWRPRTREDWALIAVGAVLVVGAHFALLFLGQSYVSSSVSAIVLSLTPIVTPLLALALLPRQRIRAPAAVGLLAGLLGVVVIAVQGGSLDGRAIGVALLFASAASFALGTVLTERFRGTLPIVSLQAWSMAGGAAVLHALSVAHPGESLAAVDPAPAAFAALAYLAVVATGGGFFAYFVLLEHIGATELSLVNYAVPVVATLVGWAALGESITLATVAGFALILLGFALCKIEALWRLAASVTDAGPSRQPAANDEVAVDGNVYVPDEAAERRGTNANTGTSPGSAD encoded by the coding sequence ATGAACGTAAACAGAGATATCCTGCTCTTCGTCGCGCTCGCGTTCGCCTGGGGGACGTCGTTCGCGGCGATCGAGGTCGGCCTGGCGTCGCTGCCGCCGATCCTCTTCGCCGCTCTCCGGTTCGACGTCGCGGCCCTGCTGTTCGCGGGCGCGGTCGTCGCCCTCGGGTCGCCGTGGCGCCCGCGGACGCGCGAGGACTGGGCGCTGATCGCCGTCGGGGCCGTCCTCGTCGTCGGCGCACACTTCGCGCTGCTGTTTCTCGGCCAGTCGTACGTTTCGAGCAGCGTCTCCGCGATCGTCCTCAGCCTGACGCCGATCGTGACGCCGCTGCTCGCGCTCGCGTTGCTCCCCCGCCAGCGGATCCGCGCGCCGGCGGCCGTCGGCCTCCTCGCGGGGCTGCTCGGCGTCGTCGTCATCGCCGTTCAGGGCGGTTCGCTCGACGGCCGGGCGATCGGCGTCGCGCTGCTGTTCGCCTCCGCGGCCTCGTTCGCGCTCGGGACGGTCCTGACCGAGCGGTTCCGGGGGACGCTCCCGATCGTCTCGCTGCAGGCGTGGTCGATGGCCGGCGGTGCGGCCGTCCTGCACGCCCTGAGCGTCGCCCACCCCGGCGAGTCGCTCGCGGCGGTCGACCCCGCGCCGGCCGCCTTCGCCGCGCTCGCGTACCTCGCGGTCGTCGCCACCGGCGGCGGCTTCTTCGCGTACTTCGTGTTGCTGGAGCACATCGGCGCGACCGAACTCAGCCTCGTCAACTACGCCGTGCCCGTCGTCGCGACGCTGGTCGGCTGGGCGGCGCTCGGCGAGTCGATCACGCTCGCGACGGTCGCCGGTTTCGCGCTGATCCTGCTGGGCTTCGCGCTGTGCAAGATCGAGGCGCTCTGGCGCCTCGCCGCGTCCGTGACGGACGCCGGTCCGAGCCGCCAGCCGGCCGCGAACGACGAGGTCGCCGTCGACGGCAACGTCTACGTCCCGGACGAGGCGGCCGAGCGCCGCGGGACGAACGCGAACACGGGGACGAGTCCGGGTTCGGCCGACTGA
- a CDS encoding cupredoxin domain-containing protein, which yields MPRDDTFSRRRVLRYTGIATVTAALAGCTDGGDGDGDGGGPGDGEDNETDENETGDNETEDNETEDNETGDNETEDNETEDNETDGNETEEGDGAAGDVIEPGEIMLEALTENWVGMEPEQIADEENPTLTLTEGETYEITWENGDGAGHNIAIWDDNGEVVEDYETEIVDQEGETQTLEFDVTSEMAQYVCIPHQTTMVGDIEVQ from the coding sequence ATGCCACGAGACGACACGTTTTCTCGACGGAGAGTACTCAGGTACACAGGTATCGCAACGGTAACCGCCGCTCTCGCCGGCTGTACGGACGGCGGCGACGGCGACGGAGACGGGGGCGGCCCCGGTGACGGCGAGGACAACGAGACCGACGAGAACGAGACGGGAGATAACGAGACCGAGGACAACGAGACGGAAGACAACGAGACGGGAGATAACGAGACCGAGGACAACGAGACGGAAGACAACGAGACCGACGGTAACGAAACCGAGGAGGGTGACGGCGCCGCCGGCGACGTCATCGAACCCGGCGAGATCATGCTCGAAGCGCTCACCGAGAACTGGGTCGGGATGGAACCCGAACAGATCGCCGACGAGGAGAACCCGACGCTGACGCTCACCGAGGGCGAGACGTACGAGATAACCTGGGAGAACGGCGACGGCGCCGGCCACAACATCGCCATCTGGGACGACAACGGCGAGGTCGTCGAGGACTACGAGACCGAGATCGTAGACCAGGAGGGCGAGACCCAGACCCTCGAGTTCGACGTCACCTCGGAGATGGCCCAGTACGTCTGCATCCCCCACCAGACGACGATGGTGGGCGACATCGAGGTCCAGTAA